One window of Rasiella rasia genomic DNA carries:
- a CDS encoding metallophosphoesterase, translating to MRWIIFIVIYIAIDIYAFQAVKTLSQNRWIHALYVLSSILVLVLFIYALSSGEARTNPKLMYIFGFFLAFFIPKLFLIIFMFGEDIVRLFVGLFSKVGGNETGFYLPSRRKFISAVALGIAAIPFASLLVGMYRGKYNYKVLEYDLAFEDLPEAFNGYKLTQISDVHSGSFDNKEKIAYGIDLINQQQSDVILFTGDLVNNVASEMTPWKELFGTLRAKDGVYSVLGNHDYGDYVSWNSETEKHENLSALKNIQKEMGWRLLLNEHITLEKDGESIKLIGVENWGAGGFKKAGDLNKACEGVANSDFKILMSHDPSHWQEQVKTNNTHIHLTLSGHTHGMQFGIEIPGWFKWSPVKYRYENWAGIYEEFGRYINVNRGFGYLGYPGRVGIWPEVTVITLKKKPKIA from the coding sequence ATGCGTTGGATCATTTTTATTGTCATCTATATAGCTATAGATATTTATGCGTTTCAAGCCGTAAAAACACTTAGTCAGAATAGATGGATTCATGCATTGTATGTGCTTAGTTCTATCTTGGTATTGGTGTTGTTTATTTATGCTCTTTCCTCTGGTGAAGCTAGAACCAATCCTAAATTAATGTACATATTTGGATTTTTTCTCGCTTTTTTTATTCCAAAATTGTTTCTCATCATCTTTATGTTTGGAGAAGACATTGTTCGCTTGTTTGTCGGACTTTTTTCCAAAGTAGGTGGAAACGAAACGGGTTTTTACCTTCCCTCCCGTAGAAAATTTATAAGTGCAGTGGCACTAGGTATCGCGGCTATCCCATTCGCTTCTTTATTAGTAGGAATGTATAGAGGAAAATACAACTATAAAGTTTTAGAATACGATTTGGCATTTGAAGATCTTCCAGAGGCATTCAACGGGTATAAACTCACCCAGATTAGTGATGTACATAGCGGTAGTTTCGATAACAAGGAGAAGATAGCATACGGTATAGATTTAATCAATCAGCAACAAAGCGATGTAATTTTATTTACAGGAGATTTGGTGAATAACGTAGCATCAGAAATGACACCATGGAAAGAGTTGTTTGGTACATTGCGCGCTAAAGATGGTGTCTATTCGGTTTTAGGTAATCACGATTACGGAGATTACGTATCGTGGAATTCTGAAACTGAAAAGCACGAGAACCTTTCCGCATTAAAAAACATTCAGAAGGAAATGGGGTGGCGTCTGCTATTAAATGAACATATCACACTCGAAAAAGACGGAGAATCTATAAAGTTAATAGGTGTTGAAAATTGGGGTGCTGGCGGATTTAAAAAAGCTGGCGATTTAAATAAAGCTTGTGAGGGTGTTGCGAATTCAGATTTCAAAATATTAATGAGCCATGATCCATCACATTGGCAGGAACAGGTAAAAACAAATAATACTCATATTCATCTCACCCTAAGCGGTCATACCCACGGTATGCAATTTGGCATTGAAATCCCGGGTTGGTTTAAGTGGAGCCCCGTGAAATATCGCTATGAAAATTGGGCAGGTATTTATGAAGAATTTGGCCGTTACATCAACGTGAATAGAGGTTTTGGATATTTAGGATACCCAGGAAGGGTAGGTATTTGGCCAGAAGTAACAGTAATTACCCTTAAAAAGAAGCCGAAAATAGCGTAA
- a CDS encoding thioredoxin family protein, translating into MSKFGELIETKVPVLLDFYAEWDDACKGMHAVLRDVAAALGDKARVIKIDVEKNNELAEALRVKGLPTLMIYKNGEMKWRQSGEQDANTLIGLVKEYV; encoded by the coding sequence ATGTCCAAATTTGGAGAATTAATTGAAACAAAAGTACCTGTTCTCTTAGACTTCTATGCAGAATGGGATGATGCTTGTAAAGGCATGCATGCTGTGCTGCGTGATGTAGCCGCAGCTTTGGGTGATAAAGCCCGTGTCATCAAGATTGATGTAGAAAAAAACAACGAGCTTGCAGAAGCCTTGCGTGTAAAGGGTTTGCCTACCTTAATGATTTACAAGAATGGCGAAATGAAATGGCGTCAAAGTGGTGAGCAAGATGCCAATACCTTAATTGGGTTGGTTAAAGAGTATGTTTAA
- a CDS encoding porin family protein — protein MRKLCIAVIALVSMFQINAQEETIEIGAKAGLNFSSLTGDLDETKARTSLHLGVMVEIPMTEKLSIQPELLFSSQGAKTDDTSLIFSYLNIPVLAKYYVTEELSIEAGPQFGYLLSAKFELETLNDTNPNPNTSGESASTKAAEKVDIKDDVKSIDFGLNIGLGYKMDNGINFGARYALGLANVNGVENSAQNFKNGVFQLSVGYFFF, from the coding sequence ATGAGAAAACTATGTATCGCGGTTATTGCACTTGTTTCAATGTTTCAAATTAACGCTCAAGAGGAGACTATTGAAATAGGAGCCAAAGCAGGCCTTAATTTTTCTTCCTTAACTGGTGATTTAGATGAAACAAAAGCAAGAACATCACTTCACCTTGGAGTAATGGTAGAAATACCTATGACCGAAAAGCTCTCAATACAACCTGAATTGTTGTTTTCAAGTCAAGGAGCAAAGACAGATGACACATCATTAATCTTTAGTTATCTAAATATTCCAGTTTTGGCAAAATATTATGTTACGGAGGAGTTAAGTATTGAAGCTGGTCCGCAATTTGGGTATTTACTTTCAGCCAAATTTGAGCTAGAAACACTTAATGATACAAACCCAAATCCTAATACTTCTGGTGAAAGCGCAAGTACAAAGGCAGCAGAAAAAGTTGATATCAAAGATGATGTTAAGTCTATAGATTTCGGGCTAAATATTGGACTTGGATACAAGATGGACAATGGGATCAATTTTGGAGCGCGGTATGCCTTAGGATTGGCCAATGTTAACGGAGTGGAAAACAGCGCTCAGAATTTTAAAAATGGGGTGTTTCAACTATCTGTAGGATATTTTTTCTTCTAA
- a CDS encoding CHAT domain-containing protein — translation MKQQHLLGRLLFVCCFFFNSAEIFAQETQDEKIIDVFLNVENVAKADSVLQKQIAYYEGNNELDSLCKYPYYVGKIAALKTTSKNGIIVAEQFITELEHHVKNHKSLSRGYANLSLLYDDLGENQKSYDVSVKALTSITKYKDATPEEIGKAHYNVGSVAQTLGYNDEAKQRFRETKRYYEGYSETSKVNLSKMYNANAVMHYLSSKLDSAELYFKKASKAIENAEGDMYENLLDATVINSNVMLVQYTQGNTSEALKTLEQVVKNYHIILKNISDESMRTKVMRYNSNALSNLAVIYNEIGNVRRATEVLEYTYADRKKFLEPTDPFLINILIQMGQNQISLLNYDEALVFLLEAKQLSDKSTGHSNYWKAAGRYALALAYKGNNDLVLAEKYFKEAEPLFQNSLKDEYDAEFLGFLRDKALFLSEKGEISPAITTAFKGYNYVKNNESTSLILVKEIENVATVYYNLEDYEEAQQWALDGITFLNQRIQESKTSIDSIQVDFRKPGLILLEAKAAFKLQSKRDVPFLRSTLEKLNNATVILERRKTISYSDEAITLLLKDYKYLVEFSKEVQIQLFDLTGDESYLDKVVSLHESSLYNRIRSRLNVQQDISFSNVSAEVLAREQLLKEKMSKSLVEKDTVDASIKKYISASDTFEVFLDSLRVNFPKYYQMRYATIAKSLAQVQQNIPANTTVVRYVFVAEKLYAFVISKEQKTWVSLPFSEKDSNIIKLLAAELSEKETTALLHQLYKQLWQPIAPKISTEKVLVIPDGSLYNVSFESLTTERVSTYKEAVEKSLLNTYVFSYHFSMLLVKDEKTTTNFKKKFVAFAPEFSNAMKSDYTHAISDSIVLDKSYLTLLAQPFTIDLINKYSEKFKGKSYLNQAAQKNTFVANAGHHKIIHIGTHAESNNIRPSLSRLIFAKDIEHDSLINNNSLYTYEIYNHDLDADLTVLTACETGKPTYQSGEGMISLSHAFTYAGSKSILTSLWEIDEKSSATIVDYFYENLRSGMDKDVALKQAKLAYLATAEGRTRAPQYWAGLILIGDTSPIHLAPEDALWIWIVSILALLLLLFFVFRRRNRLSS, via the coding sequence AGCAGATTGCCTATTATGAAGGTAATAATGAATTAGATTCTTTATGTAAGTACCCGTATTATGTGGGTAAAATAGCTGCCTTAAAAACTACTTCTAAGAATGGGATAATCGTAGCCGAACAGTTTATCACAGAACTTGAGCACCATGTTAAGAACCATAAGTCGCTATCCAGAGGTTATGCTAATCTTTCATTATTATACGACGATCTAGGTGAAAACCAGAAATCTTACGATGTTTCAGTAAAAGCATTAACATCTATAACCAAATACAAAGATGCAACTCCAGAAGAAATAGGAAAAGCTCACTACAATGTAGGTTCTGTAGCACAAACCTTGGGTTATAACGACGAGGCAAAACAACGTTTTAGAGAAACAAAAAGATACTATGAAGGGTATTCAGAAACTTCTAAAGTTAATCTCTCTAAAATGTATAATGCCAATGCTGTTATGCATTACTTGAGCTCTAAATTAGATAGTGCAGAGCTATATTTTAAAAAGGCGTCGAAAGCAATAGAAAATGCAGAAGGAGATATGTATGAAAACTTGTTGGACGCAACGGTAATCAATTCGAATGTAATGCTAGTTCAATATACACAAGGAAATACTTCTGAAGCACTCAAAACACTAGAACAAGTAGTTAAAAATTATCATATCATACTTAAAAACATCAGTGACGAAAGTATGCGTACCAAAGTGATGCGGTATAACTCTAATGCGCTTTCCAATTTGGCGGTGATTTACAATGAAATAGGGAATGTAAGACGCGCGACAGAGGTTTTAGAATATACCTATGCAGATCGTAAGAAATTCCTAGAACCAACAGACCCATTTCTAATTAACATTTTGATACAAATGGGACAAAACCAAATAAGTCTTTTAAATTATGATGAAGCATTGGTATTCCTGCTGGAGGCAAAACAACTTTCAGATAAATCTACTGGACACAGTAATTATTGGAAAGCCGCAGGGCGATACGCCTTGGCTCTAGCATACAAAGGCAATAACGATCTTGTGTTAGCCGAAAAATATTTCAAAGAAGCTGAACCGCTTTTTCAGAATTCTTTGAAAGATGAATACGATGCAGAGTTTTTAGGATTTTTACGTGACAAGGCATTGTTTTTATCAGAGAAGGGAGAGATAAGTCCAGCGATTACCACTGCGTTTAAAGGGTATAATTATGTAAAAAATAACGAATCTACCAGTCTTATACTAGTAAAAGAAATCGAAAATGTAGCCACAGTTTATTACAATTTAGAAGATTATGAAGAAGCTCAGCAATGGGCACTCGATGGTATTACATTTTTAAATCAGCGCATTCAGGAAAGTAAAACAAGTATAGATTCTATACAAGTAGATTTTAGAAAGCCGGGCCTTATTCTCTTAGAAGCAAAAGCGGCATTTAAGCTTCAAAGCAAAAGAGATGTGCCCTTTTTAAGAAGCACACTTGAAAAATTGAATAATGCTACTGTAATTTTGGAGCGAAGAAAAACAATAAGCTACAGCGATGAGGCGATAACATTGTTGCTTAAAGACTATAAGTATTTAGTAGAATTTTCTAAAGAGGTACAAATTCAATTATTCGATTTAACAGGAGATGAGAGCTATTTAGATAAAGTAGTTAGCCTGCATGAATCTAGTCTTTATAACAGAATTCGCTCCCGATTAAATGTACAGCAAGATATTTCATTCTCTAATGTTTCAGCAGAAGTATTAGCACGAGAACAGTTGCTGAAAGAAAAAATGTCTAAATCCTTAGTAGAAAAGGATACGGTAGATGCTTCAATCAAAAAATATATATCGGCTTCCGATACCTTTGAAGTATTCCTAGATTCTCTTCGCGTCAATTTTCCGAAGTATTACCAAATGAGATATGCCACAATCGCCAAATCATTAGCGCAAGTACAACAAAATATTCCTGCAAATACCACCGTAGTTAGATATGTCTTTGTTGCTGAAAAATTATATGCCTTCGTCATTTCTAAAGAGCAAAAAACATGGGTTTCTTTACCCTTTTCTGAAAAAGATTCAAATATTATAAAACTTCTGGCTGCTGAGCTTAGCGAAAAGGAAACAACTGCACTTCTGCACCAATTATATAAGCAGTTGTGGCAACCAATTGCCCCTAAAATTTCTACTGAAAAGGTACTTGTAATTCCAGATGGCTCTTTATACAACGTAAGTTTTGAAAGTTTAACAACAGAACGGGTATCTACCTATAAAGAGGCTGTTGAGAAAAGCTTGCTAAATACATATGTGTTTTCGTATCACTTTAGTATGCTCTTGGTTAAGGATGAAAAGACTACCACTAATTTTAAGAAAAAGTTTGTAGCCTTTGCGCCAGAGTTTTCTAATGCCATGAAAAGTGACTACACACATGCAATTAGCGACTCCATTGTGCTGGATAAAAGCTATTTAACACTTTTGGCGCAACCCTTTACCATAGATTTAATTAATAAGTATTCAGAAAAATTTAAAGGGAAGAGCTACTTAAATCAAGCTGCTCAAAAAAATACATTTGTAGCAAATGCTGGGCACCACAAAATTATTCATATTGGCACTCATGCAGAATCTAACAACATTAGACCTTCACTTTCACGTCTTATTTTTGCTAAAGACATTGAACATGATAGCTTAATAAATAACAATTCGTTATACACCTATGAAATATACAATCACGACCTTGACGCAGATTTAACGGTGTTAACAGCATGCGAAACTGGGAAGCCAACCTATCAGTCTGGTGAGGGAATGATTTCACTTTCACATGCATTTACCTATGCGGGAAGTAAAAGTATTTTAACAAGTCTATGGGAAATAGATGAAAAATCTAGCGCAACTATTGTAGATTATTTTTATGAAAACCTGAGATCTGGGATGGATAAAGATGTTGCGCTTAAACAAGCAAAACTAGCATATTTGGCTACCGCAGAAGGCAGAACCCGAGCCCCTCAATATTGGGCGGGACTTATTTTAATTGGAGATACATCGCCTATTCATCTAGCGCCTGAAGATGCACTTTGGATTTGGATTGTTTCGATACTAGCATTATTGCTATTGCTTTTCTTTGTATTCCGAAGAAGAAATCGGCTGTCTTCGTAA
- a CDS encoding tail fiber domain-containing protein, translating into MKKALLVIILVSQLAFAQVGINTTTPDPSSALDVVSTQAGMLVPRMTETDKNSIGSPASGLLIYQTDATAGFWYFNGTIWLPLAGGGGGSGAEKIDDLLDGRSDTNGSSVFLGVEAGNADDQTDNNNVGVGKYALRLNTTGNDNVAIGDGAMENSVTGSDNVAIGREALENNNNGSRNVAVGFRSLENNTTGTNNVGIGEGALKNNTTGIRNVALGKSALGNSTGSSNNTALGHESLINATTGTGNIGVGPSSLFDTTTGSYNVGVGMNALFSNTIGTNNIAMGYRALFNNIDGNRNIAIGSNSLNANVSGDYNIAMGAFTLINNTTGDGNIAFGHNSLTNNTTGGQNVAIGSALQANTTGNGNIGIGSTLLANTVGNKNIAIGITSLNSNTSGFDNISIGENSLYFNTTGDSNISIGRISMYSNTTGRINVALGSGSLAFNTTGSENTALGINAIGNNTTGNQNTAVGLAAMLSNSTGIRNTVLGEHAGWRNQTGSYNTSLGQDSMNFNASYSNATAVGFNTNTYASNTARIGDATVSSIGGYAAWSNLSDGRFKKNVKDNVPGLTFIMKLRPVTYNLDLNELATFTKTPKENRRASAEKLKEDEIQSGFIAQEVEKAAKTIGYDFHGIDKPKNPESHYGLRYAEFVVPLVKAVQEQQDRINYLEKKLEEFESRLNSNE; encoded by the coding sequence ATGAAAAAAGCACTATTAGTAATAATATTAGTATCTCAGTTGGCATTCGCCCAAGTAGGAATTAATACAACCACACCAGATCCATCTTCTGCGCTAGATGTAGTAAGTACCCAAGCAGGAATGCTGGTGCCTCGAATGACCGAAACAGATAAAAATTCTATAGGTTCACCCGCTTCAGGACTCCTAATTTATCAAACCGACGCTACGGCAGGTTTTTGGTATTTTAATGGAACAATTTGGTTACCGTTAGCAGGAGGTGGTGGGGGCAGTGGAGCCGAAAAAATAGATGATTTGTTAGATGGAAGGTCCGACACAAATGGTTCATCTGTATTCTTGGGTGTAGAAGCTGGTAATGCAGATGACCAAACAGATAACAATAACGTGGGTGTAGGTAAATATGCCTTACGATTAAATACTACAGGCAACGATAATGTTGCAATTGGTGACGGTGCTATGGAGAATAGTGTTACTGGCTCAGACAATGTAGCCATTGGTAGAGAAGCATTAGAAAATAACAACAATGGTAGTCGAAATGTTGCCGTTGGTTTTCGCTCATTAGAAAACAACACTACGGGAACCAACAATGTTGGTATTGGTGAAGGTGCTCTTAAAAACAATACTACTGGTATTCGAAATGTTGCTCTGGGAAAATCTGCATTAGGTAACAGCACAGGATCAAGTAATAACACTGCCTTGGGTCATGAATCCCTTATTAATGCAACCACCGGTACTGGTAACATTGGTGTGGGGCCATCATCGCTGTTCGATACTACAACGGGTTCATATAATGTAGGAGTAGGCATGAACGCTCTATTCTCTAATACTATTGGCACCAATAATATAGCTATGGGCTATAGGGCTTTGTTCAATAATATAGATGGAAATAGAAACATTGCAATTGGTAGTAATTCATTAAACGCAAATGTTTCTGGAGATTACAATATCGCAATGGGTGCTTTCACATTAATTAATAATACCACAGGTGATGGAAATATTGCATTCGGACATAATAGTTTAACGAATAATACTACTGGTGGACAAAACGTTGCAATTGGTAGTGCGCTTCAAGCTAACACCACGGGTAATGGAAATATTGGTATTGGAAGTACTTTACTAGCTAATACAGTTGGAAATAAAAATATCGCTATTGGTATTACCTCTTTGAACAGCAATACAAGTGGTTTCGACAATATTAGCATAGGAGAAAACTCACTATACTTTAATACTACTGGCGATTCTAATATTAGTATCGGGAGAATTAGTATGTATAGTAACACAACAGGTAGAATTAACGTAGCGCTAGGTTCTGGTTCACTTGCCTTTAATACTACTGGAAGTGAGAATACTGCTTTAGGAATTAATGCCATAGGTAATAACACTACAGGAAACCAAAATACCGCGGTAGGACTCGCAGCTATGCTAAGTAATAGTACAGGAATTAGAAATACAGTGCTAGGAGAACACGCTGGATGGAGAAATCAAACGGGCAGTTATAATACTTCTCTTGGTCAAGATAGTATGAATTTTAATGCTAGCTATTCAAATGCTACAGCTGTTGGATTTAATACCAATACATATGCAAGTAACACTGCTAGAATTGGAGATGCTACAGTAAGTAGTATTGGAGGCTATGCTGCCTGGTCTAATCTTTCCGACGGGCGATTTAAGAAAAACGTAAAAGATAATGTGCCTGGCTTAACCTTCATTATGAAATTAAGGCCTGTTACTTATAATTTAGATTTAAATGAACTTGCAACGTTTACCAAAACCCCAAAGGAAAATAGACGTGCTTCTGCTGAAAAATTAAAAGAAGATGAAATTCAAAGTGGTTTTATTGCTCAGGAAGTAGAAAAAGCAGCAAAAACAATTGGGTACGATTTTCATGGTATAGATAAACCAAAAAACCCTGAATCACATTACGGATTAAGATATGCAGAGTTTGTAGTTCCCCTTGTTAAGGCAGTGCAAGAACAACAAGATAGAATCAACTATTTAGAGAAAAAGTTAGAAGAGTTCGAGTCAAGATTAAATTCAAATGAATAA
- a CDS encoding polysaccharide deacetylase family protein translates to MKPYLVKTPKFVQWIFPRRRWAFSHKSPKVYLTFDDGPIPEVTPWVLDLLRKYNAKATFFCIGDNVRKHPKIFKQLLSEGHTFGNHTFHHLKGTKTETSEYLNDVALFEAEIRNHHVTASKLFRPPYGKLTGKQAELLTKQGYQIIMWNVLSADFDSEISEEKCLKNVIKNINPGSIVVFHDSLKAEKKLRYVLPKVLEFTSKKGWSCESIS, encoded by the coding sequence TTGAAACCGTATTTGGTTAAAACGCCCAAGTTTGTTCAGTGGATTTTTCCACGAAGACGTTGGGCGTTTTCGCATAAAAGCCCAAAAGTATACCTCACTTTTGACGATGGGCCTATTCCTGAAGTAACTCCTTGGGTGCTTGATTTGCTTCGGAAATACAACGCCAAAGCTACATTCTTCTGCATTGGTGACAATGTTAGAAAGCATCCCAAAATTTTTAAACAACTGCTATCTGAAGGACACACCTTCGGAAATCATACGTTTCATCACCTCAAAGGAACTAAAACCGAAACTTCAGAATATCTGAATGATGTTGCTCTATTTGAAGCTGAAATTAGAAATCATCACGTTACCGCTAGTAAACTGTTCCGCCCGCCTTACGGTAAATTAACAGGAAAACAGGCTGAATTACTCACCAAACAAGGATATCAAATAATTATGTGGAATGTTCTTAGCGCCGACTTCGATTCAGAAATTTCCGAAGAAAAGTGCCTAAAAAATGTGATAAAGAATATAAATCCTGGAAGTATTGTGGTCTTTCACGATAGTTTAAAAGCAGAAAAAAAGCTACGGTATGTGCTCCCGAAAGTTTTGGAGTTTACATCTAAAAAAGGATGGAGCTGCGAATCTATCTCATGA